A region from the Halomarina litorea genome encodes:
- a CDS encoding uS10/mL48 family ribosomal protein, with amino-acid sequence MAFVTTLTFTSGDRNVLESVVSDIKTSAARKGVECKGPHPRPPTEYRVPQPKRLHPDGGEFESWDYSVYTRTMRIVGHDEFARDAAQRSFPDGIHVEAEVEQVKGAGRT; translated from the coding sequence ATGGCCTTCGTCACGACGCTCACGTTCACCAGCGGCGACCGGAACGTCCTCGAATCGGTCGTCTCGGACATCAAGACCAGCGCCGCCCGCAAGGGCGTCGAGTGCAAGGGTCCCCACCCGAGGCCCCCGACGGAGTATCGCGTCCCGCAGCCCAAACGCCTCCATCCCGACGGCGGCGAGTTCGAGTCGTGGGACTACTCCGTGTACACCCGGACCATGCGCATCGTCGGCCACGACGAGTTCGCCCGCGACGCCGCCCAGCGAAGCTTCCCCGACGGTATCCACGTCGAAGCCGAGGTCGAACAGGTCAAGGGCGCGGGCCGGACGTAG
- a CDS encoding bis(5'-nucleosyl)-tetraphosphatase — MIEATSSGAILFRDTRGRREYLLLKSRTGDWEFPKGGVEGEEELQQTAIREIAEEAGIEDIRLVDGFREDYDYIFEANGNTIHKTVHLFIAKSFEASAELSREHRDLQWRDYEQAVNTITQDGPREILEQAHEFLDNGGLDERNGHHGGGEGASDDNATSAEN; from the coding sequence ATGATAGAGGCCACGAGCTCCGGAGCGATCCTGTTCCGCGATACCCGTGGCCGTCGCGAGTACCTCCTGCTCAAGTCGCGCACGGGCGACTGGGAGTTCCCCAAGGGCGGTGTGGAAGGGGAAGAAGAGCTACAGCAGACGGCCATCAGGGAAATCGCAGAGGAAGCCGGCATCGAGGACATCAGACTCGTCGACGGCTTCCGCGAGGACTACGACTACATCTTCGAGGCGAACGGGAACACCATCCACAAGACGGTCCACCTGTTCATCGCGAAGTCCTTCGAGGCGAGCGCCGAACTCTCGCGCGAGCACCGCGACCTGCAGTGGCGCGACTACGAGCAGGCCGTCAACACCATCACGCAGGACGGCCCCCGCGAGATACTCGAACAGGCCCACGAGTTCCTCGACAACGGCGGACTGGACGAACGAAACGGGCACCACGGCGGCGGCGAGGGCGCGAGCGACGACAACGCGACGAGCGCCGAGAACTGA
- a CDS encoding DUF5787 family protein: MPGAESEFTFELRVCQWAERHWPPERSLPDDRTALVARQLGTRGRRWDTLVVECDSDALAARAVFGSDRLDSDLLHVVRDAPGEWAFYRDALPHPGYPWRYVREAIHTAEERGIVETRRAGNRIEIRRKWHYPDWVHRVIAIENKPDLDASAARRLADQMERDVALSLADEVWVATRATGESVEPALLERLPVEVGLLAFDSEAGTANVAWHPNSLDVDAPGTRIEERPAGNAHDESAARFEYVDAEWKREKRLEIAERAYERGWRAYVGTMRPDCRHFELRERAGDTLPWCAAKGHSPTARECSGSCPEFTPEPPAWRTRGWPIEGGPGKGFRRLLDRQRDRTRRP, from the coding sequence ATGCCCGGGGCGGAGTCGGAGTTCACCTTCGAACTCCGCGTCTGCCAGTGGGCCGAACGCCACTGGCCCCCCGAGCGGTCGCTCCCCGACGACCGGACCGCCCTCGTCGCCCGCCAGCTCGGCACGCGCGGGCGGCGCTGGGACACCCTCGTCGTCGAGTGCGACAGCGACGCGCTCGCCGCGCGCGCCGTCTTCGGATCCGACCGACTCGACTCGGACCTCCTGCACGTCGTTCGCGACGCCCCCGGCGAGTGGGCGTTCTACCGCGACGCGCTCCCCCATCCCGGCTACCCGTGGCGCTACGTCCGCGAGGCCATCCACACGGCCGAGGAGCGTGGAATCGTCGAGACGCGCCGCGCGGGCAACCGCATCGAGATTCGCCGGAAGTGGCACTACCCCGACTGGGTTCATCGGGTAATCGCCATCGAGAACAAGCCGGACCTCGACGCCAGCGCCGCCCGCCGCCTCGCAGACCAGATGGAACGCGACGTGGCGCTCTCGCTCGCGGACGAGGTGTGGGTCGCCACGCGCGCGACGGGCGAGTCCGTCGAACCCGCCCTGCTCGAACGCCTCCCCGTGGAGGTCGGACTGCTCGCGTTCGACTCGGAGGCGGGGACGGCGAACGTGGCGTGGCACCCCAACTCGCTCGACGTGGACGCGCCGGGGACGCGCATCGAGGAGCGGCCCGCCGGGAACGCCCACGACGAGTCGGCCGCCCGCTTCGAGTACGTCGACGCCGAGTGGAAACGCGAGAAGCGCCTCGAAATCGCCGAGCGCGCCTACGAGCGCGGGTGGCGCGCCTACGTCGGCACGATGCGTCCGGACTGTCGGCACTTCGAACTCCGGGAGCGGGCGGGCGATACGCTCCCGTGGTGTGCGGCGAAGGGTCACAGCCCGACGGCCCGCGAGTGCTCGGGGTCCTGTCCGGAGTTCACGCCCGAACCGCCCGCGTGGCGGACCCGCGGGTGGCCAATCGAGGGCGGGCCGGGGAAGGGGTTCAGGCGGCTGCTCGACCGCCAGCGCGACCGGACGCGCCGCCCATGA